A window of the Cloacibacillus sp. genome harbors these coding sequences:
- a CDS encoding gamma-glutamyl-gamma-aminobutyrate hydrolase family protein (Members of this family of hydrolases with an active site Cys residue belong to MEROPS family C26.) has protein sequence MRPLIGVASSAFYDSFTDTLFQDAERNIVETCWQRLCLTGKMLRHIGLAGGLAELLSVRKTAEEIDSVAVKYDGFLFCGGADITSSLYGEEADGSGETDPVRDEFEYTLLKRAYEKGKTIFGICRGQQMINVVFGGNIHQDINRINPDWKIHQSPYPMDGYSHTVNIIEPRFLPLSEKREIKVNSAHHQAVNRLAEGFVVTAETGDGLIEGIAMPDYKKGLIGVQWHPESLADSDPFQHDFFKMLVEYSAK, from the coding sequence ATGACTCGTTCACAGATACCCTTTTCCAGGATGCCGAGCGCAATATCGTTGAAACATGCTGGCAGCGCCTCTGCCTGACGGGAAAGATGCTGCGCCATATAGGCTTGGCCGGCGGTCTGGCCGAACTTCTTTCCGTGAGGAAAACTGCTGAGGAGATCGACTCCGTCGCCGTTAAATACGACGGGTTTTTGTTCTGCGGCGGCGCCGACATTACTTCGTCTCTGTACGGTGAAGAGGCGGATGGAAGCGGAGAGACAGACCCCGTCAGGGATGAATTTGAATATACTCTATTAAAGAGAGCCTATGAAAAGGGTAAAACTATCTTTGGGATATGCCGCGGACAGCAGATGATCAACGTCGTCTTTGGCGGAAACATACATCAGGATATCAACAGGATAAATCCCGACTGGAAAATCCACCAGTCTCCGTATCCGATGGATGGCTACTCGCATACGGTAAATATCATCGAGCCGCGTTTCCTGCCCCTTTCGGAAAAAAGAGAGATAAAGGTTAATTCCGCGCACCACCAGGCGGTCAACCGGCTCGCGGAGGGCTTTGTCGTCACCGCGGAGACCGGCGACGGACTCATCGAGGGAATAGCGATGCCGGATTACAAAAAAGGCCTCATCGGCGTGCAGTGGCACCCGGAATCCCTCGCCGATTCCGACCCCTTCCAGCACGATTTTTTTAAGATGCTGGTAGAGTATTCGGCAAAATAA